In the genome of Pontibacter actiniarum, the window ATCATTGATGACGTGCAGTTTCTGAGCGGGAAGGACAAAACCCAGGAGATGTTCTTCCACATTTTTAACCACCTGCACCAGTCCGGCAAGCAAATTGTAATGACCTCTGACTGCCCGCCGCGTGACTTGAAAGGACTGGAAGAACGACTGCTATCCCGCTTTAAGTGGGGCCTGACGGCAGACTTGCAGAGCCCGGACTTCGAAACGCGTATGGCCATCATCCAGAAAAAGATGCAGGGCGACGGCATTGACATTCCGGATAACGTGGTGGAGTACCTGGCATACAGCGTAGATACGAACGTGCGTGAGCTGGAAGGCGTATTGATTTCTTTGATAGCGCAATCATCGCTGAACCGCAAGGAGATTGACCTGGAACTTGCCAAACAAGCCCTGAAACATATAATAGAGGATGTGGAGACGGAGGTGAACCTCGACTTCATCCAGAAAACCGTAGCAGAGTACTTCCAGGTAAGCCTGGACTCGCTGAAAGCCAAAACGCGTAAGAAAGAGATTGTGACGGCGCGCCAGGTGGCCATGTACTTTGCCAAGGAGTTCACCAGCCACTCGCTCAAATCCATTGGCTACCACTTCGGCGGCCGCGACCACAGTACGGTTATCCACTCGGTGCAAACAGTTTCGGACCTGATTGATACAGATAAGAAGTTTAAAGCCAGCATACAGGAGCTCCAGAAGAAGTTTAAGACCAAAGCCGGCTGATCCGGTAAAATAGCTATAAAAAAGAGCGGCGGCCATACTTGCAAGTATGGCCGCCGCTCTTTTTTTGCTGTATGTCTTAATTACAGGGGGCTAGATTCTGTTGCCCATCGTGTCTGTCAGTTCATAGTTGTGTAGCTCAGCCAGGTCGCGGATCTTGTTTTTGATCTTGTCGAGGTCGCGCTTTTTGCGCACCTGCTTCAGGTCCAAGTACACCTGGGAGCCATCCTGCAGGGTGAGGCGCAGCGCCAGCGGCGTGATGTGCACGGCGGCAATATCCGGGATCTGGATCAGGTGTTTGGTGCGGAACACGCCGAACTTCTGCACAATGTACTGCTGCGTTACCTCAATGTAAGACTGCACCCCGAAAACCGATGTGTTTTGCAGAATCACATAAAAGAGGAAAACAATAGCCAGTCCAAAGAAAGCATAGTACAGGTAGTCCTGCGCATAGGCCCGCTCAGCGGAAAAAAGAAGCATAGACGCCCAGGCTAGCCAGAACAGCGTGAGCACGAGCTGCACGGTAAAAGATAGTTTTGCATTTCGCGTTGGGCTTAGCTGCACAATTAACGTCGATCGTGCATTACTACCAGATGCTGCCATTATAAAAGGGTTTCGTGAAACATAGGGGACCAGCATAATGGACCTCCCGCAATATACTCATTTATTCGACAAGTTTGGCCTGTAAAGTTGCGCCTGGCACCCCTGTTCTGGCCGTTGCGGCCAGCGTTTCCGGGGGAGGGCGTTTTTCCTCTGGTGCCAGCGATACTTACCTGCGCCAGCCAGCCGTTTTCACTAGCAAGGTATAAATGAATGGCGTAGGCAGAGGTTTTCAGGGGCTTAAAGTGAAACCTGGCAATGAGAAGGAGGTTGTTTTAGTATGGCATTGCAGCATTATCTGGTTATCTTTACCTGCCACTAAAAATAACTGTATGGGTGTAAAAGCATTGTTGAGCAAGCCGCTGGCGGCTTATGTGCACAGGAAGCACCAAAACTGGATAGAGCATCCGGTAGAGGCACAGAAAGCTGTTTTTGAGCGTATCATTCAGAAGGCGCAGGGCACAAAGTTTGGCCGTGACCACGGCTTTGCAAGTATAAAAACGCACGCCGATTTTGTGAAGGCCGTGCCCGTTCGTGACTATGAGGGGCTGGCGCCGTACTTCGGCCAGGTAAAGGAGGGCGAAAAGGATGTGCTTTGGCCCGGAAAGCCGCTCTACCTGGCGAAAACCTCGGGCACTACCTCCGGAACCAAGTATATCCCCATCACCCAGGACTCTATCTCGAACCACATCAACGGTGCCCGCGATGCCTTGTTGGCCTATGTGCACGAAACTGGAAAGGCTCAGTTTCTGGACGGGAAGATGATCTTTCTGTCCGGCAGCCCGGAACTGGAGGAAGTGGGCGGCATTAAAACCGGCCGCTTGTCAGGTATCGTCAACCACCACGTGCCGGGGTACCTGCGCACAAACCAGCTGCCGAGCTACCAGACCAACTGCATTGACGATTGGGAGGCAAAGCTCGATCAGATTATTGAGGAGACCCTGGACGAGAACATGACCCTGATCTCGGGGATTCCGCCCTGGGTGCAGATGTACTTCGATAAGCTGATCCAGCAAACCGGCAAACCCATCAAAGACATATTCCCGAACTTCCAGCTGTTTGTGTACGGTGGCGTTAACTTTGAGCCGTACCGCAAGAAGCTGTTTGAGTCGGTGGGTAAAAAAGTAGACTCCATTGAGCTGTTTCCAGCCTCCGAGGGCTTCTTTGCCTATCAGGATAAACAAAATGACCCTGGGCTGCTGCTGTTGCTGGATGCGGGCATCTTCTACGAGTTTATACCTTCGGAAGAGTACTTCAACGAAAACCCTACGCGCCTGACAATCGGAGAGGTGGAGCCCGGCGTGAACTATGCGCTGGTGGTGAGCAGCAATGCCGGCCTGTGGAGCTACTCCATCGGCGATACCGTTAAGTTCACCTCTACCAAGCCCTACAAGTTGGTTGTAAGCGGCCGCATCAAGCACTATATCTCCGCTTTTGGCGAGCACGTGATTGGGGAGGAAGTGGAGAAAGCCATGAAACGGGCGATGGTGAGGTTCCCGGAGGTGGAGCTGATAGAGTTTACCGTGGCTCCGTTTGTAAGCCAGGACAACGGCCAGTCGTACCACGAGTGGCTGGTGGAGTTCGCAAAGGAGCCGCTGAACAAGGCTGCGTTTGCAGAGGAGCTGGACAGGCAGCTGCGTACGTTCAACGCTTACTACGATGACCTGATTACAGGGAACATCCTCCAGAAGCTAAAGCTTACAGCACTTCCCAAAGGCACTTTTCAGAGCTACATGAAATCGCAGGGAAAGCTGGGCGGGCAGAACAAAGTGCCAAGGCTAAGCAACGACAGAAAGTTAGCGGATGGGTTAATAGAAGTGAGTAAGTGTTGACAGTTAAGCCCTTAGCTAGCTTTTCGCCTCGCCGGCTGGGCCTTACTTTTCTCCTTGATGAGAAAAGTAAGCAAAAGAATCAAGACGATTTTGAACTCGCTGACCGCTCGGACAAAAAATCATCGTTGTGCACCTGGCAAAAGTTTCTGCTCTGTAGCCATTGTGGATTATGTACAATTTTAGGGGCTAAAGTTGTTATAGGTATGACCATACTTCGTTAGGGAGACGGTTTTTTTGATCGAAGGAAAAATTTTTCCAGTTTTTCTAGGAGGCGCCTCGAGAGTTTCCGGTGACGAGCGATAGTGAGGCAGACCGAGGCACGAGGGCAGGAAAGGAAAGCAGCGCCGAGTAGGAAAACGAGTCCTCGCGGGCTCGGAGCGCAAGTAACTAGCAATGAAAAAGGCCGGAACTGAAGCCGTAGATAAGCTACACCTATGCTAACTTTGATAGGTAGTAACCACGACAGCTCAAGCCAACATATATAATAAGACTATGATTGTAAAAGCATAAAAGCTTTTATCATAAAGGAAACAAAATGAAAAGAATCGCCATACTTGGCTCCACAGGCTCCATCGGCACACAGGCCCTGGAAGTAATCAAGGCCAACCCGGATAACTTTGAGCTGGAGGTGATCACAGCCTACAGTAACTCCGACCTGCTGATACAGCAGGCGCTGGAGTTTAAGCCAAACTCCGTGGTGATTGGTCGCGAAGACCTCTACGAACAGGTGCAGGAGGCGCTGCAGCAGGAAGATATCAAAGTATACACCGGCAGCAAAGCTCTCTGCTCAGTGGTGGAAATGGCTACAATCGACATGGTGCTGACGGCTATGGTCGGCTATGCCGGTTTGCTGCCTACCATCCACGCCATCAAAGCTGGCAAGCAAATTGCCCTGGCTAATAAGGAGACGCTGGTGGTGGCCGGCCAACTGATCACAGACCTGGCCCGGGAGTACGGGGTGAACATATACCCCGTGGATTCGGAGCACAGTGCTATCTTCCAGTGCCTGGCCGGTGAGTTTCACAACCCGATCGAGAAAATTATCCTGACGGCCTCAGGAGGACCGTTCAGGGGCAAAAGCGCCGCTGAGCTGGCCGCAGTAACCAAGGCACAGGCCCTAAAGCACCCCAACTGGGACATGGGCGCCAAAATCACTATTGACTCTGCCTCGCTGATGAACAAAGGGCTGGAGGTAATAGAGGCGAAGTGGCTGTTTGGCCTCAGGAACGAGCAGATCGAGGTGGTTGTGCATCCGCAGTCTATTATCCACTCGCTGGTGCAGTTTGAGGATGGCTCTATCAAAGCACAGCTGGGTTTGCCCGATATGAAGCTGCCGATCCAGTATGCGCTGGGCTACCCGCAGCGCCTCAGGTCAGACTTTCCGCGTTTCAGCTTCCTGGACTACCCGCAGCTGACCTTTGAGCAGCCGGACCTGGAGACGTTTCGCAACCTGCAGCTGGCCTTCGACGCCATGGAGCGTGGCGGGAACCTGCCCTGCATCCTGAATGCGGCTAACGAGGTGGCCGTCAGTGCGTTTATGCGCGATGAGGTGGGCTTCCTGCAGATGTCAGACATCATCGAAAGCTGTATGGCAAAAGTTGCGTATATTGCGAATCCTTCTTACGAGGACTATGTTAGTACCGACGAGGAGGCTCGTAAACGTGCTGCAGAGCTGTTAAACAAGTAAACAATTAGCTGTTACGGTAAGTTGTAGCAGCGTTAAAACCGAAATTTTCTTTTTTAGATGGATATATTGATCATGGTAGGCCAGCTCATCCTGGGCCTTACAATCTTGGTGGGATTACACGAGCTGGGGCACATGCTGGCGGCCAAGTGGTTTGGGATGCGTGTGGAGAAATACGCCATCGGCTTCCCTCCGAAAGTTTTCGGTAAGAAAATAGGCGAGACGGAGTACATGCTGGGGCTGATCCCGCTGGGCGGTTTCGTTAAGATCTCCGGTATGGTGGACGAGTCGATGGACACAGAGGCGCTGAAAGAAGAGCCGAAGCCATGGGAGTTTAGAGCCAAGCCAGCCTGGCAGCGCCTGATCGTGATGATGGGCGGTATTATCGTGAACGTGATCACGGGTATTGTTATCTATATCGCCCTGACCTATAACTACGGCGAAAGCTACCTGCCTGCCTCTGAGGCGAAGTATGGTGTTATCGCCAACGATATTGGCGAGGATATCGGCTTCCAGACCGGCGATAAAATCGTGGCTGTTAACGGCCAGAAGCTGGAGAAGTTCGACGATGTGTACTCTATGGATGCGCTGCTCGGCCGCGATTCTTACTACACCATCGACCGTAACGGGCAACTGATTGACCTGAAAGTGCCAGTGGACCTGATGGACAGGCTGGCGGACCGTGAGGACCGCATGCTCTTCGTGCAGCCGCGCCAGCCGTTTAAGGTAGGCCAGGTAGCCAAGGGAAGCGCCGCCGATAAAGCCGGTTTGCAGGAGGGCGACTTCATTACCATGATAAACGGCAAGAGCGTAATGTTCTTCCACGAGCTGCAGGAGGCACTGCATGCCAATAAGGCCAAGCCTGTGACCATGACCATCGAGCGCGGGGGCAAGCCTATTAAGCTACAGGCGCAGGTAAGCGAGGAAGGCACCATCGGGTTTATGCCGGTGATACTCCTGGAGTCGGCCACGAGGCAGTTTAGCCTGGGCGAGTCCATACCGCTGGGAACGGAGCAGGCCTTTGGCGTGATCACGGCGAACCTGAAGGGCTTCGGCAAGATCTTCCGTGGCGAGGTGTCTGCCTCTAAGTCGTTGAGCGGCCCGATTGGCATTGCGCAAATCTTCGGCGACACGTTTAACTGGTACAAGTTCTGGAGCATCACCGCCATGCTCTCCATGGTGTTGGCCTTTATGAACTTCCTGCCGATCCCGGCATTGGATGGGGGCCACGTTGTGTTTTTGACTTATGAAATGATCAGCGGGCGCAAGCCGTCTGATAACTTTTTGGAAAATGCCCAGAAAGTGGGTATGGTTTTATTGTTAGGTTTAATGGCTTTCGCTATCTTTAACGATGTATTCAAGATAATCTTTTAACCAAAGATTCCTCTCATGAGAGCCATCGTAAGACTAACTTTAACAAACTTACTTTTTCTAGTACTAGTTGCACTAAGCCAAGTTGAGGCCGCCCCGGCCGTAAAGCTTGAAAATATAAACCAGCACGCTATCGCCGCTCAGAGCGATAGCGTGTACCTGGTAAAGCAGGGCGATACATATTACAGCCTTGCACGCCGCTTCCAGATCCCGCTGGACTCCCTGCAACGATGGAATAACAACACGCTGCAGATCGGCCAAACCCTGTATCTCACCAGCCCTAAAAAGAAAAAAGCAGTAGCGGCAGCCACCGCTAAGCCGGCTCCGAAAACGGCGCCAAAGGCCTCCGCCCCGGTGGCAAAGTCCTCGGCTGCCTCTACTCCCAAGCGAGCCGTAGAAAGCTCTTCTGCGGCTCCGGCCCCAGCGCCTAAACCGGCAGCGTACAAAACCAAAAGCCGTGTGCTGGTTATCCCTTTCGACCCGCACCTATACTTCTCTGACTCTGACTATGAGATTGCCCGGCAGTCTAAGATTCCGCGCCAGAACGTGCGCCATGTTTTCCGTGGCCGCCTGAACGCCATGCTGGCACCGGACGGGTATGAAACCATTCACCTGCTGGGCGGCGTGTACCGCGATAGCGTGAGCGAGTTGAGCCGCATCTACGGTTCGCTGCGCTACGACTACCAGGATAACAAGCAGTCACGGTTCAACCACCAGCCGGTGGTAAAAGAGGAGAAGGGCAATGTGCTGAGCTGGGTAAAAGAGCAGAAAGAGAAGCTGGGATCCAGAGGCGAGCCGGCTACACTGCCTGTAGCCCAGGACCCGGACAAGCACTTCGGCGTAACCGTAAAAGACCCGGAGTTCTTTAGCTACTTCAACAACCAGTACGGCATCGACTACTACGTGTTCATCAATCAGTTTGAGGTAAAGACCATTTACGAGAACTGCCTGGACCGCGCCGCCATGAACTACGAGCGTGACTTTACCGTGCACTACAGCATTTACGACAGCAAAGGAGAGCTGGTATCGGGCAACAAGGTTAAGGTACCGTACCACTCCAACATCAACAATGTGCAGCGCATCGTGAGTGACAGCATGCCGAATATGGCCCAGCGTGTGCTGGCTGATTTGCCGAACGGGAAGTAATTTCAGGAACTGGTACTAACTTTGCTTCTGTTCTCCTGTCTAACGATTTCTCCCTGCTGATGAAGTATAAGTTTCTATCGCTTTTGTTGCTGCTCCTGGCTTTTGGCGTGGCTCGCCCCGCCTTTGCACACGATTACCACGCCAGTATTGCTGATGTGCGCTTTAACCCGCGCTCGCAGGCGCTGGAGGTAGCCGTTAAAGTGTTTATGGATGACCTGGAGGATGCCCTCTCGCGCCGCAACAAGACCAAAGTAACCTACAGCAGCACTTCCGAGCAGGTAAAGAAATACCTTGCCGACTACCTGAATGCCAACCTGGTGTTTGAGGTAGAGAAGGGAAAGCCGCTGAAGCAGCGGTTTGTAGGCTCCGAAGAAGATGCCGATGTGGTCTGGATGTATGTGGAAGTACCGGTAAAGCAGGCCACCGTGCCGCAACTGTACGTAACGAACGCGGTGCTTACAGAACTCTTCTCCGACCAGATGAATATTGTGAATATCAATTACAAGGGCGAAACAGAAAGTGTGCTGCTACAGCGCAATGAGACAGTGAAGAAGGTTTCGCTTTAAGAGTTTCATACTTAAAATAGCAAGGGCTGAGCTGCAGTAGTAGTTCAGCCTTTTTTGTGCACTCCAAAAAGCCTCGTAGAGCCTTCAGCTAATTCTGGTGGGGTGATTGAGCGGGTTTTATACTTGTATCCTCGGTGCCGCACTGCTCTGCTGTGGCGTATACATCGGCCACAAACGGGAAGGGATGGTTGAGAGATGGAGCAGCTTTATACTTGTCTGTACCTGCTTGTTTCCTGCTGCCATCCAAAAAGGGTTTTGGTGACGGGGCGCGAAAGTGGTTGCGGCTCGCACATAATATCTTTTCAGGAACGCAAGAATGATATGCAATAATGCAACACTCAGCTATTCAGAATAACCTATTCGCTCACTCATTCACTCATTCAAAATCCTAACCAGAAGCTGCTGAGTCTACTAAGAAGGCTGCCTAGCTACTGTTTCTTCGGCTTCGTAACGATAAACTCTACGCGCCTGTTAATGCGGCGGTCTTCCTCGGTGTGCTCCTCCCGGATAGGCTTCCGGCTGCCATAGCCGATAGCATCAATGCGGGTGTCCTCAATGTTTACCTTGCGCTCAATGTACCGCTTAATGGCATCGGCACGATCTTGGGAGAGGGAGAGGTTAAAGTCCGGGTCGCCGGCGCCGTCTGTGTGGCCGGCAATCTCCAGCCGGTACGTTGGATGGTCGATCATAAAGTAAGCCACCTCATCGAGCACGGCCTCCATTTCGGGCTTAATGGCCGATTGGTTCTGGTCAAACTCAATGTTCTGGAACACCAGCGGAATGCTGTAGTCGATCACCGAGGTCATCACCTGCAGCGAGGCGTCGCCGCGCAGATCCAGTTCCCGCTCAATGGTGAAGAAGTCCGGGCTCTGGATAAGAATCATGTACCTGGTGTCGTCAATCAGATCAAACTCAAACGAACCGTCCGGCCGGATGTACTTGCTCGATATCTCGATGCCGTTTTCCATGTCAATGATAGAGATAACCCCCGAAAGCGGCTTATGGGTGACGGAGTCGGTGAGGGTGCCCTCCACCTTGGTCACCGCGAGCGGGTGCGCCTCCATGGGCAGCGGGAACGAGTACAGGTCCAGGTTCTGGAGGTCGTCTGCCTCTGAGCGGGCGTAGTACAGGTTGCGGGAGGCGCCATCGATGGTAAAGTAGTACTCGCTGCCGCGCCCGTTTACCAGCGGACCGATGTTGCGCGGCTCCTGCCAGTGCCCCTGCACCTCGTATGTTTTGTAGATGTCGAAATCGCCGAAGTTGTTCAGTTGGCCACGGGAGCTAAAGTACAGCACCTGGTACTTGGGGTGCAGGAACGGGCTAACCTCGCTCTCGCGGGTGTTGATAACAGGCCCCATGTTGCGCGCCGGTGCCCACTTGCCGCTGCCGTCTTTGTGGGTGTAGTAGATGTCGGAGAGGCCAAAGCCGCCCAGGCGGTCGGAGGCAAAGTACAGCGTGTCTTCCTGTTTGGAGAGGGTCGGCTGCGAGTCCCAGGCGGGGCTGTTTACGTTGGCGCCCAGGTTCTGGATCTGGCCCCAGCTGCCGTCGCTCTGCCGCGTGGCGACGTAAATATCGCAGTTGCCGTAGCCGTCCGGAGCCTCGCAGCGGGCAAAGTACAGGGTGTTGCCGTCGCGGCTCAGGCAGCCTGAGCCTTCGTTGTAGATGCTGTTGATAGGCTTCCCAAACGACTGCGCCTCCTCCCAGAAACCGTTATTCTGCTTGCTGTAAAACAGATCCTCGTTTGAGCGGTTCTTTAGGTCATCCACGTGGCGCTTCGAAGTATAGATGAACAGCTCGTTCTCATCGCTCAGGGTGGGGCCGTAATCAGCGTAAGGCGAGTTGATGGCGTTGCCCATGTTCAGGTACACGCCTTTGGGCGGCTTAAACGAAACGATGGACTTACGGTACTCCACCAACTCATAGTAGTAGTCGAGCGGCACGTAATAGTCCTTGGTGTTTTGCTCCAGGGAGTCGTAGTAGGACTTGACGCGGCGAACATCCGTGCGGTGGTGCTTCAGCACGAGGCGGTACAGCGCTTTGGCTTTTTCCGTGTTCCCCTGCCGCTCCAGCAGCTGCGCCAGGCGCCACAGAAGGCTCGTGTCGGTGTAAAAGTTCTGTATCCCGAAGCGGTGCACGTAGCCCTCCAGCAGGGGGAGCACCTTATCGTACTGCCGGCGCTTCTCCAGCTTTTGGATAAGTGCGAGCTGCTTCCGGTCGTGATAGTACGGAATTTTGTTTAAATTGGGAAAGTCGAGGTGGAGCTCCGGGTTAGGCTGTACTTTTTTGACCTGGAGTCCCTTTTCAGGCTGGTTAAGCTCTACGTGTTTGTACTGCTGCGCCTGCAACGGCACAAAGTGCAGCAGCGCGAGCAGGAAGGGAGTCAACAGGAACAAGCGTTTCATCAGCGATGCAATTTTGCCCAAAGCCCAAAGATATTATTTTTGTGCTAAATTCTGATAAATGTACCCGCACTTGGCGCTACTTTTTGGGGCATCGGGCCAATTTACGACAATTCAACAGTTCTGCTGCCCTTGGCACAGGACTTGACATAACTATACAAGTATAGGAAGACCGGGGGAAATAAGCGTTTTCCTGTCAAAATGGCATTGATCTACATATGAACCACACACTAGAGCATTTTCTACAAAACCTACTACTGAGCAGTATCTCCGATGATGAAAGCATAGAGCTTATTCCGGTGATTACGGCTGATGCAGAGGACGATATAAAGCAAGAAGACCTTCCGGAAGAGCTGCCGATACTGGCCGTTCGCAATACCGTGCTGTTCCCGGGAGTAGTGCTGCCAATTACCGTGAGCCGCAAAAAGTCTGTCAAGCTGGTGCGCAAGGCACACAGCGGCGGGCAGGTGATCGGCGTGGTGGCACAGAAAAACACAGGCTCGGACGATCCTACGGCAGAAGACCTGTACGACATCGGCACCGTAGCCAAGATCCTGAAGATGCTCGTGCTGCCGGACGGAAACACGACCATCATTATCCAGGGGCAGAGCCGCTTCAAAATTGAGGAGGTAACGCAGGAGGAGCCTTACCTGGCAGCGCGCGTGAGCCTTTGCCAGGAAACGCCGATGGACAAGAGCAAGAAAGAGGTGAAGGCGCTGGTGCAGTCGCTTAAAGACGCGGCCGCCAAAATGCTGAAGCTCAACCCGGAGATTCCGCAGGAGGCACAGGTGGCGCTCGACAATATCGACAGCCCGAGCTTCCTGACGCACTTCCTGTCGAGCAACCTGAACGTGGAGATGGCGCAGAAGCAGGAGCTGCTGGAGGTGAACGACGGCAAGGAGCGCGGTACGTTGCTGCTCGAGCTCATGCTGCGCGAAATCCAGCTGCTGGAGCTGAAGCAGGAGATCCACTCCAAAGTGCATACCGACATTGACCAGCAGCAGCGCGACTACTTCCTGCGGCAGCAGATAAAGGTGCTGCAGGACGAGCTGGGGCAGGAGGGACCGGACCAGGAGATAGAGCGTTTCCGGGAGCGCGCCAAGAAGAAGAAATGGCCGGAGGCGGTGGCGCAGCACTTCAAGAAAGAGATAGATAAACTGGCCCGCCTTAACCCGCAGGCGGCAGAGTACCCGGTGGCTGTCAACTACCTGGAGTTCCTGCTGGACCTGCCCTGGGACGAGCACACCAAGGATAACTTCAACCTGAAGCGCACTAAAAAAATACTGGACGCCGACCACTACGGGCTGGAGAAGGTAAAGGAGCGCATTCTGGAGTACCTGGCGGTGCTCAAACTGAAGAACGACATGAAGGCGCCTATCCTGTGCCTTTACGGGCCTCCGGGCGTGGGTAAAACCTCGCTGGGCCGCTCTATTGCCAAAGCCTTAGGCCGTAACTATGTGCGGATGTCGCTGGGCGGCGTGCGCGATGAGGCCGAGATCCGCGGCCACCGCCGTACCTACGTCGGCGCGATGCCGGGCAAGATCATCAGCCAGATCAAGAAAACAGGTTCCTCAAACCCTGTTATCATACTTGATGAGATCGATAAGCTGGCCTCTGATTTCCGTGGCGACCCGTCTTCGGCTTTGCTGGAGGTGCTGGACCCGGAGCAGAACCACACGTTTATGGATAACTACCTGGATGTGGAGTACGACCTCTCGAAGGTGCTCTTTATAGCCACGGCCAACTCGCTGGAGACCATTCAGCCGGCCCTGCGCGACCGTATGGAGATTATCGAGCTGACGGGCTACACCCTGGAAGAGAAAACCGAGATAGCCAAGCGCCACCTGGTGCCGAAGCAGGTGGAGGAGCACGGCCTGGAGCCGGAGGATGTGAAGGTGCCGAAGCCAACAATCCATAAGGTGATCGAAGACTATACCCGCGAATCGGGCGTTAGAAGTCTGGAGCGCAAGATTGGGCAGCTGATGCGCAACACGGCCAAGCAGAAGGCGATGGACGAGGAGTTCGTTAAAACCATTAAGCCGGATGATGTGGTGAAAATCCTGGGCTCGGAGATTTTCGACAAGGAGATTTACCAGGATATCGATACGGCCGGTGTGGTAACAGGCCTGGCCTGGACCTCGGTGGGTGGCGACATCCTGTTTATCGAAAGCATACTGAGCCGTGGCAAAGGCAAACTGACGCTGTCGGGCCAGTTGGGTGATGTGATGAAGGAGTCGGCCATGACGGCGATTTCTTACCTAAAGGCACACGCCGAGCTGCTGGACATTGACTACCGCCTCTTCGACCAGTACGACCTGCACATCCACTTTCCGGAAGGCGCGGTGCCGAAAGACGGTCCGTCGGCGGGTATTGCCATCTTCACCTCCATTGCCTCTGTGTTTACGCAACGCAAGGTAAGGCCGAGGCTGGCGATGACCGGGGAGATAACGCTACGCGGCAAGGTGCTGCCGGTAGGAGGCATCAAAGAGAAGATTCTGGCGGCGAAGCGTGCCGGTGTGACCGACATCATCCTGTGCCAAAAGAATAAAAAGGACATCAACGAGATTCCGGAGCAGTACATCAAGGGCCTTACCATCCATTACGTAGACCGCGTGGACGATGT includes:
- the lon gene encoding endopeptidase La; protein product: MNHTLEHFLQNLLLSSISDDESIELIPVITADAEDDIKQEDLPEELPILAVRNTVLFPGVVLPITVSRKKSVKLVRKAHSGGQVIGVVAQKNTGSDDPTAEDLYDIGTVAKILKMLVLPDGNTTIIIQGQSRFKIEEVTQEEPYLAARVSLCQETPMDKSKKEVKALVQSLKDAAAKMLKLNPEIPQEAQVALDNIDSPSFLTHFLSSNLNVEMAQKQELLEVNDGKERGTLLLELMLREIQLLELKQEIHSKVHTDIDQQQRDYFLRQQIKVLQDELGQEGPDQEIERFRERAKKKKWPEAVAQHFKKEIDKLARLNPQAAEYPVAVNYLEFLLDLPWDEHTKDNFNLKRTKKILDADHYGLEKVKERILEYLAVLKLKNDMKAPILCLYGPPGVGKTSLGRSIAKALGRNYVRMSLGGVRDEAEIRGHRRTYVGAMPGKIISQIKKTGSSNPVIILDEIDKLASDFRGDPSSALLEVLDPEQNHTFMDNYLDVEYDLSKVLFIATANSLETIQPALRDRMEIIELTGYTLEEKTEIAKRHLVPKQVEEHGLEPEDVKVPKPTIHKVIEDYTRESGVRSLERKIGQLMRNTAKQKAMDEEFVKTIKPDDVVKILGSEIFDKEIYQDIDTAGVVTGLAWTSVGGDILFIESILSRGKGKLTLSGQLGDVMKESAMTAISYLKAHAELLDIDYRLFDQYDLHIHFPEGAVPKDGPSAGIAIFTSIASVFTQRKVRPRLAMTGEITLRGKVLPVGGIKEKILAAKRAGVTDIILCQKNKKDINEIPEQYIKGLTIHYVDRVDDVVKIALLKEKVKYPLKLEVKEEKADAEK
- a CDS encoding OmpA family protein; amino-acid sequence: MKRLFLLTPFLLALLHFVPLQAQQYKHVELNQPEKGLQVKKVQPNPELHLDFPNLNKIPYYHDRKQLALIQKLEKRRQYDKVLPLLEGYVHRFGIQNFYTDTSLLWRLAQLLERQGNTEKAKALYRLVLKHHRTDVRRVKSYYDSLEQNTKDYYVPLDYYYELVEYRKSIVSFKPPKGVYLNMGNAINSPYADYGPTLSDENELFIYTSKRHVDDLKNRSNEDLFYSKQNNGFWEEAQSFGKPINSIYNEGSGCLSRDGNTLYFARCEAPDGYGNCDIYVATRQSDGSWGQIQNLGANVNSPAWDSQPTLSKQEDTLYFASDRLGGFGLSDIYYTHKDGSGKWAPARNMGPVINTRESEVSPFLHPKYQVLYFSSRGQLNNFGDFDIYKTYEVQGHWQEPRNIGPLVNGRGSEYYFTIDGASRNLYYARSEADDLQNLDLYSFPLPMEAHPLAVTKVEGTLTDSVTHKPLSGVISIIDMENGIEISSKYIRPDGSFEFDLIDDTRYMILIQSPDFFTIERELDLRGDASLQVMTSVIDYSIPLVFQNIEFDQNQSAIKPEMEAVLDEVAYFMIDHPTYRLEIAGHTDGAGDPDFNLSLSQDRADAIKRYIERKVNIEDTRIDAIGYGSRKPIREEHTEEDRRINRRVEFIVTKPKKQ